A genomic region of Herbaspirillum sp. DW155 contains the following coding sequences:
- the sctS gene encoding type III secretion system export apparatus subunit SctS — MADTLNFFQQGLWMAVMMSAPPLVIATLCGVVVSLIQAVTQIQDQTLPYVVKLVAVAVTLATMGRWIGVELLRLADLAMTMVPDIGR; from the coding sequence ATGGCTGATACGCTCAATTTTTTCCAGCAAGGCCTGTGGATGGCAGTGATGATGTCGGCACCGCCGCTGGTCATTGCCACGCTGTGCGGCGTGGTGGTCTCACTGATCCAGGCGGTGACCCAGATCCAGGACCAGACGCTGCCCTATGTGGTCAAGCTGGTGGCGGTGGCCGTCACGCTGGCGACCATGGGCCGCTGGATCGGTGTGGAACTGCTGCGGCTGGCAGACCTGGCCATGACCATGGTCCCCGACATCGGCCGCTGA